From Vanessa cardui chromosome 11, ilVanCard2.1, whole genome shotgun sequence, the proteins below share one genomic window:
- the LOC124533845 gene encoding macrophage mannose receptor 1-like produces the protein MSCVQKCLYILLLTFIIEIPVTYSKQFRTDYVYNRKTDAFYKFHIESVWYSRAESICQLEGASVMIPTSDNDVSQVHGMFKSYPDLGNFVWIGYDGKTHESAEEQPLINLDDWGSRDLNLFRYVMYRGCDVLTRDGEIKSFECHRTLPFVCKVEAKQAYFDNRCMVYGRDYQYFANVSSCYKIPRLPYSWDQAYDECRAEGAHLAILNSDLERQVLRNLLKATPNVPGAQATFFFFVGIRAEKKTDGSPIVFKTVFNETLEEAGYSQWSDNEPNNALNNEYCGTIFIADGKYNDVYCGHFYAFVCESEVKEISKSSQ, from the exons ATGTCTTGTGTTCAGAAGTGTTTGTATATTTTGctacttacatttataattg AAATTCCCGTCACATATTCAAAACAGTTTCGTACAGATTATGTCTATAACCGGAAAACTGATGCCTTTTACAAATTCCACATCGAAAGTGTTTGGTATTCACGAGCAGAATCCATTTGCCAGCTGGAGGGGGCCAGTGTGATGATACCGACGTCTGATAACGACGTGTCTCAGGTTCATGGCATGTTCAAAAGTTATCCTGATTTGGGGAACTTTGTTTGGATCGGATATGATGGAAAGACTCACGAATCGGCGGAGGAGCAACcgttaattaatt tggaTGATTGGGGTAGTAGAGATCTGAATTTGTTCCGTTATGTTATGTACCGAGGATGCGATGTATTGACAAGGGATGGTGAAATCAAGAGCTTTGAGTGCCACAGGACGCTGCCATTCGTCTGCAAAGTTGAAGCTAAGCAAGCATACTTTGATAACCGCTGCATGGTCTATGGACGAG attATCAATACTTTGCTAACGTAAGCAGCTGTTACAAAATACCTCGTCTGCCGTATTCCTGGGACCAGGCGTACGATGAGTGTCGCGCCGAAGGAGCTCACCTGGCCATCTTGAACTCGGACTTGGAACGGCAGGTTCTCCGTAACCTCTTGAAAGCCACGCCAAACGTGCCTGGCGCCCAGGCGACTTTCTTCTTTTTCGTTGGCATACGAGCGGAGAAGAAAACCGACGGTTCTCCGATTGTCTTCAAAACTGTTTTCA ATGAGACTTTAGAAGAGGCAGGCTACAGCCAGTGGTCTGACAACGAACCGAATAATGCTCTAAACAACGAATACTGCGGAACCATATTCATAGCTGATGGAAAGTATAACGACGTTTACTGTGGACATTTCTACGCTTTTGTTTGTGAAAGCGAAGTCAAGGAAATTTCGAAGTCGTCCCAATAA